The Paenibacillus amylolyticus genome contains the following window.
TAGACGCCTTTTATTGTTTCCTGCTTATACTTTAACCGCTTAAACCAACAATGGTTTCGAACGGTCGCAACACCAGTGACAGCATGCCATTCTCATAGTTGGTAAGCCAGATTTCTGAGAAATTCAGGCCAAGCTCCTCTTCCTCAAGCTCCACGATGTGTTCAGTGAGATTGATGACCACCAGTACCTTTTGGTCTGCCAGTGTACGTGTATAGGCACATACACTCGGATGATCCGGCATAAGCAGCTCATAGATCCCATAGGTCAACGTATCGTGGTTTTTTCGCAGCTGAATCATCTGTTTGTAAAAGTGAAGGATGGAACGTGGTTCCTGCAGTTGTTTCTCCACATTAATATGGATGTAATTGTCATTCACCTTCAGCCATGGCGTACCCGTAGTAAACCCGGCTTCTGTGGCCGAAGACCATTGCATCGGCGTTCTGGAATTATCACGACTTGAAGCCCAGATGATGCTCATGATTTCCTCATGCGACATCCCTTCTTCACGTTTGATCTGATACAGATTCCGATCGGCTATGTCGTTATAATCTTCTATTGAAGGGAAAGCCACGTTTGTCATGCCGATCTCTTGGCCTTGATATATGAAAGGTGTGCCTTGCATGAAAAAGTACATGGCTCCAAGCGCTGTGGCGCTTTCATACCAATACTTTGCATCATTTCCCCAAGATGAAACTTTGCGAGGCTGATCATGATTTTCAATAAACAAAGCATTCCAGCCGATGCCTTCCAGTGATTTTTGCCACTTGGTCAAAACGTTTTTCAATTTGGGAACATCCAGTTGTCTGTCCGTGCTGTTGTTCCAAAGGTCCAGGTGTTCGAATTGGAAGACCATATTAAATTTCCCTCTGACTTCACAGATCCAATCGAGCAGATCTTCCTGGTCCTCCACCTTAACTCCATTTGCTTCACCAACCGTCACAACGTCATATCTGGACAATGTGTTCTCTTTCATTTCTTGCAGATAACTCTGGATTCCCTTCACATTCATATGCTTTTCAAAAGAAGAAATGTATTTGACGCCTTCCTTGATTGGCATATCCAACAAGCCCTCTTCTTTGTGAATATGGCTGATTGCATCGACACGGAAACCATCAATCCCTTTATCCAGCCACCAATTCATCATTTCATAGATGGACTTCCGAACTTCTGGATTTGCCCAATTCAAGTCCGGTTGTTTCTTGGAGAACAGATGGAGATAGTACTGTCCGGAGACCTCATCATATTCCCACGCTGAACCGCCAAATATGCTCTCCCAGTTATTCGGTTCGTCTCCATTCTTCCCATCTCTCCAGATGTACCAATCTCGTTTGGGGTTATCCAGTGAAGTTCTGGATTCAATAAACCACGGGTGTTCGTCACTTGTATGATTAATTACCAAGTCCATGATGAGTTTCATGCCGCGGTGATGCACTTCATGCAGTAATTGATCAAAGTCCGCCATCGTGCCGAATTCATCCATAATGGAACAATAATCACTGATGTCATAACCATTATCATCGTTGGGTGATTTATACATTGGACAGATCCAGATCAGATCAATACCGAGATCCTGGATATAATCCAGTTTGGATATGATCCCCTTGATATCACCAACCCCGTCTCCGTTGGAATCCATAAAACTTCTCGGATAGATTTGATACGCTACTGCTTCTTTCCACCATACTCTTTTCATGGAATATAATCCTTCTTTCTCAACCACGATATAAACTGCACCAAACGATCACACAAGGGCACTACGAGCGCATTACCACCTTCCGATCGCTGTTATCCCCAGATTTTTTGAATCCCCTTCTCAAAGGGGAAAATCCGGCGATAAGCGTATGCTTCCGATGCAGCTTTCCTTCAGAAAGCTTTTAGGCGAACGCTTCGCTTCTCCAGATTGGTTCTGCCTCTCCGTTAACGTGTGTCTGTTTATACGGTTTATATAGACTTTATTTATAGTATTATTCTTTTACGCATGCATAAGGTACATTCTTGCTTCATATGGGCGTAATATGCTCTCTGAGTGCTCACCTGCATAATTGGATATCAAAAGCTGATTGCACCCTGTTAACTGTTCCTTAAGTGAGATTTCGATCGTATTCCCCGTGAAATTGCATACCACCAGAATCATCGTATCATTTAACGTGCGGGTATACGCAAACACGTCGGGGTTCTCTGGAAAGATCAGCTCATAATCACCATATACGATGACTTCATGATCTTTTCGTATTTGAATTAACTTCCGGTAATAATGGAATATCGATTCAGGGTTATTCAAATTTTCCTCGGCATGGATGTGCTTGTAATTCGGATTGACCTTAATCCAAGGTTCCCCTTGTGTAAAACCAGCGTTATCGGAAGCATCCCATTGCATGGGTGTGCGTGCATTATCACGTCCCTTGGCGTAGATCGACTCCATTACACTTCGTTCAGGATAACCTTTCCCCATTCTTTCCTTATAAAAGTTGAGCAATTCAATATCCCGATACTCCTCGATCGCATATTGAACATTGGTCATTCCCAATTCTTCACCCTGATAAATGTAAGGTGTACCTTGCATGCCATGAAGAAGGGTAGCGAGCATTTTCGCCGATTCAATTCGGAATTCTCCGTCATCTCCCCAGCGGGATACAATGCGAGGCAAATCATGGTTGTTCCAGAACAAGCTGTTCCAGGCATCGCCCTTAAGCTCCGTCTGCCACTTGGATAGTACTTTTTTCAATTCCAGCACATCCAAAGGCTTAAGATCCCATTTTCCTTTGCCTTCTTGTTCATCCAAGCTGATGTGTTCAAATTGGAAGACCATTGAGAACTCGCTTCCGTCCGGGTTGCTGTACAGTTTGGCGATCTCTGGAGTAGCGCCCCATGTTTCTCCAACCGTTAACAGATCTTCCGCCTTTTGAAACGTTTCTTTACTCAGTTCCCTGATATATTGATGCAGATTAGGTCCGTTTCCTGTAATCTTCGCATCCGGCTCTTTACCGATTAAGTCGATGACATCAAGTCGAAAACCACCAACACCCTTATCGATCCACCAATGGATCATGTCGTATATCTCCTGCCGGACTTTGGGGTTTTCCCAGTTGAGATCTGGCTGTTTTACGGAAAATAGATGCAAATAATATTGCCCAATCTCAGGCACCCATTCCCAGGCTGAACCGCCAAAAGTGGAACCCAAGTCGTTCGGAGGTGTTCCTTCAACACCATCTCTCCAGACGTAGTAGTCATAGTACGGATTGTCTTTGCCTTTCTTGGCTTCTAGAAACCAGGGATGTTCATCCGATGTGTGGTTCAACACCAGATCCATAATGATCCGAATGTCTCGTTGCCCGGCTTCAAGAATTAACGTATCCATATCTTCCAAAGACCCAAACATCGGATCGATATCCTGATAATCTGAAATATCATATCCGTAATCATCTTGTGGAGACTTGCATACAGGTGATAACCAGATTGCACCAATGCCGAGCTGCTGCAAATAATCCAATCGGGACACAATGCCTTTCAAGTCGCCGATGCCATCTCCATTTCGGTCCTGAAAGCTGCGTGAATATATTTGATACACAACGGTTTCTTTCCACCATTTTTTATTTTCCATGTTATACAGCCTTTCTACCTTCTCCAGATTGGTGTACCTCTCTGTTAAGGTGTGTTATAAGCTCTCATTATTCTTTGACCGATCCGACGACAATGCCAGTGACAAAGTATTTTTGCAGCAGCGGATAAATCAGCAATAGCGGAATAACAGCAACTACGATTTTGGCTGCGTTCAGGTTTTTGTTCGAAATTTCAGTCAGGTTGCTGAGTTCGCTGGAGTTGGTGCCGGCTTGAAGCAAATCGGCAATATTTACGTTAAGGGACTGAATATAGGTCATTAACGGATAATTGCTGACTTTGGTCATATAGATCAAACCACTGAAGAAGTCATTCCATGTACCCACAATACTGAACAGAGCGACTGTCGCCAGCGCAGGAATGGACACGGGAACATACACTTTGAACAGTACTTGAAGCGGATTCGCTCCATCAATGAACGCTGCCTCTTCAAGCGCTTTAGGTACAGCGGAGAAAAAATTCATCACGAGGATGACACTGAATATCGGGACAGCGCCGGGCAGAACGAGTGCCCATATCGTATTCAGCATATCCAGGTTTTTGATCAGCAGGTAGCTTGGAATCATGCCTCCACTGAACAACATGGCAAAAATCATGATATTCATATAGATGTTTCTGCCTTTAAATCCTCTTAGATTTGGATAACGGATAAGCCATCAAAATAATCAAAATCATATTTAGCGCAAGGCTAAGCGCGACACGTAGAATGGAGATACCGAAGGAACGCCAGAACTGTGCATCATCGATAATTTTGGTATACGCGGCTGTTGTAAAATTGACCGGAACGAGACCGACTGCATTTGCAGATACCGCTTCGCTGCTGCTGAATGATATGGCAACGATATTCCATAACGGAAGAAGGCAGACCAATGCCAGCATAATGACGATGGCATAGATGGCAAACCGGCCAATTCGTTCTTTGAAGTTTGCAGAATAGGACACAGGTTTGGCCTCCTTAGAATATTTTTCGATCGGTATATTTTTTGGCCAACTGGTTGGCAGACATAAGCAGCACAATGCCGATTACAGACTTGAACAAACCAACTGCTGTACCGAAGCTATACTGTCGCCCAACGAGACCGATCCGATAGACATAGGTATCCAGAATGTCGCCCGACTCATAGACAACCGGGTTATACAAGTTATAGATCTGATCGAAACCGGCACTCAAAATATTGGTCAGGCTCATTACACCCATGAGCAGAATGATAGGGAGCATGCCTGGCAAGGTAATATGCCATACTTTTCGCCACCAACTGGCTCCATCCATTCCTGCTGCCTCGTACAGACCGGGATCAATGGACGTAATGGCAGCCAAATAGACGATGGAACTGTAACCGAACTCCTTCCATACATCTGTTCCTATAATCAGTGGCTGGAACCAAGTGTTGCTGCCAAGAAAATTAATATTCTCCAGGCCAAAGAACGCGAGCATTTGGTTCACAATTCCGTCCAAACTGAACATGTTGACCACGACGGATGCCAGGACCACCCAAGATAGAAAGTGCGGCAGATAAACAATCGTCTGCACGGACTTTTTAACGTATTTGATACGAATCTCATTTAACAAAACGGAAAAAATGATAGCCATCATCGTTCCAAGCAAAATCTTGCCAATCGCAATCACCAGCGTATTGCTGACGACCTGCGCGATATCCGGCAGCTTGAACATATACATAAAATGCTTCAGCCCTACAAATTCAGAGCCAAACATTCCTTTCGCCGGTACATAGTCCTGAAAAGCTGTGATGACGCCGACCATCGGG
Protein-coding sequences here:
- a CDS encoding alpha-glucosidase — its product is MKRVWWKEAVAYQIYPRSFMDSNGDGVGDIKGIISKLDYIQDLGIDLIWICPMYKSPNDDNGYDISDYCSIMDEFGTMADFDQLLHEVHHRGMKLIMDLVINHTSDEHPWFIESRTSLDNPKRDWYIWRDGKNGDEPNNWESIFGGSAWEYDEVSGQYYLHLFSKKQPDLNWANPEVRKSIYEMMNWWLDKGIDGFRVDAISHIHKEEGLLDMPIKEGVKYISSFEKHMNVKGIQSYLQEMKENTLSRYDVVTVGEANGVKVEDQEDLLDWICEVRGKFNMVFQFEHLDLWNNSTDRQLDVPKLKNVLTKWQKSLEGIGWNALFIENHDQPRKVSSWGNDAKYWYESATALGAMYFFMQGTPFIYQGQEIGMTNVAFPSIEDYNDIADRNLYQIKREEGMSHEEIMSIIWASSRDNSRTPMQWSSATEAGFTTGTPWLKVNDNYIHINVEKQLQEPRSILHFYKQMIQLRKNHDTLTYGIYELLMPDHPSVCAYTRTLADQKVLVVINLTEHIVELEEEELGLNFSEIWLTNYENGMLSLVLRPFETIVGLSG
- a CDS encoding ABC transporter permease subunit, with the protein product MKQGKLKARGRLGPGAMYHMMMLPGILFLLIFSYIPMVGVITAFQDYVPAKGMFGSEFVGLKHFMYMFKLPDIAQVVSNTLVIAIGKILLGTMMAIIFSVLLNEIRIKYVKKSVQTIVYLPHFLSWVVLASVVVNMFSLDGIVNQMLAFFGLENINFLGSNTWFQPLIIGTDVWKEFGYSSIVYLAAITSIDPGLYEAAGMDGASWWRKVWHITLPGMLPIILLMGVMSLTNILSAGFDQIYNLYNPVVYESGDILDTYVYRIGLVGRQYSFGTAVGLFKSVIGIVLLMSANQLAKKYTDRKIF
- a CDS encoding alpha-glucosidase, whose translation is MENKKWWKETVVYQIYSRSFQDRNGDGIGDLKGIVSRLDYLQQLGIGAIWLSPVCKSPQDDYGYDISDYQDIDPMFGSLEDMDTLILEAGQRDIRIIMDLVLNHTSDEHPWFLEAKKGKDNPYYDYYVWRDGVEGTPPNDLGSTFGGSAWEWVPEIGQYYLHLFSVKQPDLNWENPKVRQEIYDMIHWWIDKGVGGFRLDVIDLIGKEPDAKITGNGPNLHQYIRELSKETFQKAEDLLTVGETWGATPEIAKLYSNPDGSEFSMVFQFEHISLDEQEGKGKWDLKPLDVLELKKVLSKWQTELKGDAWNSLFWNNHDLPRIVSRWGDDGEFRIESAKMLATLLHGMQGTPYIYQGEELGMTNVQYAIEEYRDIELLNFYKERMGKGYPERSVMESIYAKGRDNARTPMQWDASDNAGFTQGEPWIKVNPNYKHIHAEENLNNPESIFHYYRKLIQIRKDHEVIVYGDYELIFPENPDVFAYTRTLNDTMILVVCNFTGNTIEISLKEQLTGCNQLLISNYAGEHSESILRPYEARMYLMHA